One Candidatus Nitrososphaera evergladensis SR1 genomic window carries:
- a CDS encoding bile acid:sodium symporter family protein, with protein MRPSNDAILACAIAGSMAAGVLVPQVGLMVEPYLLVWLGILLFLNLIKLEASDVVATFARPRGLAVLALVKLVALPVGMYALTYALYRPLALPVLLVSGMSTGLGAPFVTNIVGGRLPLVVGMIIATSLSVPFVLPSLTYALVGSEFDLPIANMILLLVLALFIPLFGGWAVKKKAPKASEFAHRNSFYLSIIFAILINVSMFSKLSGFFFSDQVFLLQNIAATFLCYAAFALVGFAVSPKTEKPAGMIATSYVNNTLVMVFAAQFFGPQVAALAGLYNIPYYACILVLKKIVRH; from the coding sequence TTGCGTCCAAGTAACGACGCGATACTGGCCTGCGCCATCGCCGGCTCGATGGCGGCCGGCGTGCTCGTGCCGCAGGTCGGTTTAATGGTAGAGCCGTACCTTCTGGTGTGGCTTGGCATCCTCCTGTTTCTCAACCTGATAAAGCTTGAAGCTTCTGACGTCGTAGCGACATTTGCAAGGCCAAGGGGCCTTGCCGTCCTTGCCCTTGTAAAACTAGTGGCGCTGCCGGTCGGCATGTACGCCCTGACGTACGCGCTGTACAGGCCGCTTGCGCTTCCCGTGCTCCTTGTTTCGGGCATGTCCACCGGCCTTGGAGCGCCCTTTGTGACCAATATCGTGGGCGGGCGCCTGCCGCTTGTGGTCGGCATGATAATCGCGACGTCGCTTTCTGTGCCGTTTGTGCTCCCGTCGCTGACGTACGCGCTCGTAGGGTCAGAGTTTGACCTGCCCATTGCAAACATGATCCTGCTCCTTGTGCTTGCGCTTTTCATCCCGCTTTTTGGAGGGTGGGCGGTAAAAAAGAAGGCTCCAAAGGCGTCCGAGTTTGCGCACAGAAACTCGTTTTACCTTTCGATAATCTTTGCAATCCTCATCAACGTCAGCATGTTTTCCAAGCTGTCAGGGTTCTTTTTTTCAGACCAGGTCTTTCTTTTGCAGAATATCGCGGCGACGTTTCTGTGCTACGCGGCGTTTGCGCTCGTCGGGTTTGCAGTTTCCCCCAAGACCGAAAAGCCGGCTGGCATGATAGCGACTTCGTACGTCAACAACACGCTTGTGATGGTATTTGCGGCGCAGTTCTTTGGCCCGCAGGTCGCAGCTCTTGCAGGGCTCTACAACATACCCTACTATG
- a CDS encoding DNA alkylation repair protein: MTTLVDMLRLEMQALANPVKARVLQKFFKTGPGQYGQGDVFMGIMVPASRQVARKYAAAGISLADVRTLLHSRIHEERLVALLILVQNYRGDPEGIAKFYLENLAWVNNWDLVDLTAPAILGTFLIDKERSLLYKLARSKVLWERRVSIISTHVFIRKNDFADTLKISEMLLGDSHDLMHKAVGWMLREVGKRDLAAEEEFLQKHYKKMPRTALRYAIERFSEEKRRAYMQGTV, from the coding sequence ATGACGACGCTTGTTGACATGCTAAGGCTCGAGATGCAGGCGCTTGCCAACCCTGTCAAGGCCAGAGTTTTGCAAAAGTTCTTCAAGACCGGCCCCGGCCAGTACGGGCAGGGCGACGTCTTTATGGGAATCATGGTTCCTGCGTCAAGGCAGGTCGCCAGAAAATATGCCGCCGCAGGAATTTCGCTTGCAGACGTAAGAACGCTCTTGCATTCACGAATCCACGAAGAGCGCCTTGTGGCGCTCTTGATACTGGTGCAAAATTACCGGGGCGACCCCGAAGGGATTGCCAAGTTTTATCTTGAAAACCTTGCATGGGTGAACAACTGGGACCTTGTTGACCTGACTGCGCCGGCGATCCTTGGCACGTTCTTGATTGACAAAGAGCGCTCGCTCTTGTACAAGCTTGCAAGATCAAAGGTGCTGTGGGAAAGGCGCGTCTCTATCATTTCGACGCACGTGTTTATCCGGAAAAATGACTTTGCCGACACGCTGAAAATATCGGAAATGCTCCTTGGAGATTCGCACGACCTGATGCACAAGGCAGTTGGATGGATGCTCCGGGAGGTGGGCAAGCGCGATCTTGCCGCAGAAGAAGAATTCCTGCAAAAACACTACAAAAAGATGCCCCGTACTGCGCTGCGCTATGCGATAGAGCGCTTTTCAGAGGAAAAAAGGCGCGCCTACATGCAAGGCACTGTTTGA
- a CDS encoding glycosyltransferase family 2 protein: MFDNPFIIVAMFFWFSYVPIAAMSLYRVVRNRNLFVEKLAFAEKNVKRVRSDAAIIFQITTRSATKTHVVRRGIQSIIDSAKKTEYRNFHISIVTDDPDDIRTLEGVNCEVVVVNKNFKTNAIRKGRALQYAVEHRRRIGMNTSKHWIFHMDDESYVTTQTIVALLKSIESGKEVASEGPIFYPLKFEAANRLTAIAESIRPFACYDCVSQMTNPPPLHMHGSNLLIRSDIEDTIEWKFGPTLAEDQMFGYKVYEKYGPGSMGWHGGMLLEQPPLNIKDHFFQRRRWVLGTLQNLQNFPRWHRYKLMYKSVTYFLGFASAVASTAIMLYSSIPTLIPTLLNYNTIGYYDFMSLPDKLPSIFFNSIFDAVTKGSMLELSASTILLFTSIVWLGSYQLGLFLNLKYSKIEWRKRVMFHLQTLLVCPIIGLVETFPAFWAMIEYNLKKKDPAQKTKVYDFYVVNK, from the coding sequence GTGTTTGATAATCCTTTCATCATCGTCGCCATGTTTTTCTGGTTTTCGTACGTCCCCATCGCGGCGATGTCACTGTACAGAGTAGTCCGGAACCGAAACCTGTTTGTTGAAAAGCTGGCGTTTGCAGAAAAAAACGTAAAGCGCGTGCGCAGCGACGCCGCTATAATATTTCAGATAACGACCCGCTCGGCCACAAAGACGCACGTGGTGAGGCGCGGCATACAGTCGATAATCGACTCTGCAAAAAAGACAGAGTATCGCAATTTCCACATCTCGATAGTGACTGACGACCCTGACGACATCAGGACGCTAGAAGGAGTCAACTGCGAAGTGGTCGTGGTGAACAAGAACTTCAAGACAAACGCGATACGAAAGGGCAGGGCGCTCCAGTACGCCGTGGAGCACCGCAGGCGCATCGGCATGAACACGTCCAAGCACTGGATATTCCACATGGACGACGAAAGCTATGTCACCACCCAGACAATAGTCGCGCTTTTAAAGTCCATAGAAAGCGGAAAGGAGGTTGCCTCAGAGGGCCCGATATTTTACCCGCTAAAGTTTGAGGCTGCAAACAGGCTTACCGCCATTGCAGAGTCCATCCGGCCCTTTGCGTGCTACGACTGCGTTTCGCAGATGACAAACCCACCCCCGCTCCACATGCACGGAAGCAACCTGCTCATAAGGTCGGACATCGAAGACACGATAGAGTGGAAATTCGGGCCGACGCTTGCCGAGGACCAGATGTTTGGCTACAAGGTTTACGAAAAGTACGGGCCCGGCTCAATGGGCTGGCACGGAGGCATGCTTCTTGAGCAGCCCCCGCTCAACATCAAGGACCACTTTTTCCAGAGGCGCAGATGGGTGCTCGGCACGCTCCAGAACCTCCAGAACTTTCCCCGGTGGCACAGGTACAAGCTGATGTACAAGTCGGTAACGTACTTTCTTGGCTTTGCATCCGCGGTGGCTTCGACTGCCATAATGCTGTACAGCTCCATCCCCACACTGATCCCCACGCTGTTGAACTATAACACCATAGGCTACTACGACTTCATGTCGCTTCCAGACAAGCTGCCAAGCATCTTTTTCAACTCGATCTTTGACGCAGTGACAAAGGGCAGCATGCTGGAGCTTAGCGCAAGCACCATCCTGCTCTTTACGTCCATCGTGTGGCTAGGCTCGTACCAGCTGGGGCTCTTTTTGAACCTGAAATATTCAAAGATAGAATGGAGAAAGAGGGTGATGTTCCACCTGCAGACGCTGCTTGTGTGTCCAATCATAGGCCTGGTCGAGACCTTCCCGGCATTCTGGGCCATGATTGAGTACAACCTCAAGAAAAAAGACCCGGCTCAAAAGACCAAGGTTTACGACTTTTACGTCGTAAACAAGTGA
- a CDS encoding DUF167 domain-containing protein encodes MKKYRVTVRFSADGRLEVAGDEITVSIKSQPERGRANRELVRRLAEHFGVSEQDVRILSGLASRKKIVEVAA; translated from the coding sequence TTGAAAAAATACCGTGTCACCGTGCGCTTTTCAGCGGATGGCAGGCTGGAAGTGGCAGGCGATGAAATAACCGTGTCGATAAAGTCGCAGCCAGAACGCGGCAGGGCAAACCGCGAGCTTGTCAGGAGGCTTGCAGAGCATTTTGGCGTTTCAGAGCAGGACGTGCGAATACTCTCCGGCCTTGCATCGAGGAAAAAGATAGTGGAGGTTGCTGCATAA
- a CDS encoding CAP domain-containing protein produces MCGARYGANLPACPNCGAPNAFYGEKKRGGGNKAGIIAAIVIAAIAVIFIAPQFIEDLAGGGNNNNSAGSDDDNPVSRAIKILQPQATKPEKVPQEELVAHVLAAINSDRKKFGLEPVKLDNSNQAAQLHAEDVFRTKQISHWTSSGEKPYMTYTRLGGEGSVHQNVAIAGFGPDEYDRCVSTIILCERIDPISTIDELEKEMMYNDKECCDNGHRDNILDRDHTHVSIGIVYDEYYLALVQNFEADYGLFTSVEGTKVSIAGPMPAGAKFDNVVVYYDKLPSKEAYDANKEKLSYDAGTLAATVFEPLPRGLKYQQPGDYVVIEAGRWRNGNGNLDVSFDLAPAMKEDGVYTVYAMLEDADGEQFSATSHSIFVKAQ; encoded by the coding sequence GTGTGCGGCGCCCGGTACGGCGCGAACCTTCCAGCATGTCCAAACTGCGGCGCGCCAAACGCCTTCTATGGCGAGAAAAAGAGAGGCGGCGGCAATAAAGCAGGCATCATTGCCGCGATCGTCATTGCAGCCATTGCGGTAATATTCATCGCTCCCCAATTCATCGAGGATCTTGCTGGCGGCGGCAATAACAACAATAGCGCAGGCAGCGACGACGACAACCCAGTCAGCAGAGCCATAAAGATACTGCAGCCGCAGGCTACCAAGCCGGAAAAGGTGCCGCAGGAAGAGCTTGTCGCGCACGTCCTTGCCGCGATAAACAGCGACCGCAAGAAATTCGGCCTGGAGCCGGTCAAGCTGGACAACAGCAACCAGGCCGCGCAGTTGCACGCAGAAGACGTTTTCAGGACAAAGCAGATCTCGCACTGGACGTCGTCAGGGGAAAAGCCCTACATGACCTATACGCGGCTTGGAGGAGAAGGAAGCGTGCACCAGAACGTCGCCATCGCCGGCTTTGGGCCTGACGAATACGACAGGTGCGTCTCCACCATCATCCTCTGCGAGCGCATAGACCCCATATCCACCATCGACGAGCTGGAGAAGGAGATGATGTACAACGACAAAGAGTGCTGCGACAACGGTCACAGGGACAACATACTTGACAGGGACCACACACACGTGAGCATCGGAATAGTGTACGACGAATACTACCTTGCGCTGGTGCAGAACTTTGAGGCAGATTACGGGCTGTTTACAAGTGTCGAGGGAACCAAAGTCAGCATCGCCGGCCCCATGCCCGCAGGGGCCAAGTTCGACAACGTGGTGGTGTACTATGACAAGCTGCCAAGCAAGGAGGCGTACGACGCAAACAAGGAAAAGCTGTCGTACGACGCAGGCACGCTTGCCGCAACCGTGTTTGAACCGCTTCCAAGAGGCCTAAAGTACCAGCAGCCAGGCGACTACGTGGTGATAGAGGCAGGCAGGTGGCGTAACGGCAATGGCAACCTTGATGTCAGTTTTGACCTTGCGCCTGCAATGAAAGAGGACGGCGTCTATACAGTGTATGCCATGCTTGAGGACGCAGACGGAGAGCAGTTCTCCGCAACCTCGCACTCGATATTTGTAAAGGCGCAATAG
- a CDS encoding M3 family oligoendopeptidase produces MNFATLKIGSWDLSGLVKDPAGAEFAQFLDSIEDKVKAFEGKRQSLRPDIPAPEFEGMVHDLEDIYEKLSIAGGYAHLRYYSNTASNEASALVTRMDKMSAEAGNRLLFFDLWFKKELDEGNAKRLIESMPAVYSNYLRHKRLLAKHSLSEPEERIINTLEVTGTGALVKIYDKMTSAFEFEMSLKRGRKKKTITKKFDNKEKLVSLVRSANPAEREAAYRALFATYRKNSGVLGEIYQNIVVEWRNEGISMRGYRTPISVRNIANNLDDETVGALLQACRKNNKVFQEYFREKARLLGVRKLRRYDLYAPLSTKRSGKKFAYGKAVASVLDTFGDFHPQVRALAERVFSEHHVDSEIRRAKRGGAFCHTVSPSTTPYVLLNFDGRTRDVSTLAHEFGHAIHSMLAEKLPITVSHAPLPLAETASVFAEMLLNERLMEKMSRQERQLLLAEQIDDMYATIMRQAYFTLFEVDAHRAIGEKNATIDQVTQIYTENLKEQFGDSVVVSPEFGWEWIYIPHFYHTPFYCYAYSFGNLLVLSLYQQYKVEGKPFVPKYLGILAAGGSRKPEELLKESGLDITREEFWQQGFDLVGEKIQQLKGLASK; encoded by the coding sequence ATGAATTTTGCCACTCTTAAAATAGGCTCCTGGGACCTTTCGGGGCTTGTAAAAGACCCTGCCGGCGCCGAGTTTGCGCAGTTTCTTGATTCCATTGAAGACAAGGTAAAGGCGTTTGAGGGCAAGCGCCAGTCTCTCCGGCCCGACATCCCTGCTCCAGAATTTGAGGGCATGGTTCACGACCTTGAGGACATTTATGAAAAGCTCAGCATCGCAGGAGGCTACGCGCACCTACGCTACTATAGCAACACCGCCTCTAACGAGGCGTCGGCGCTTGTGACTAGGATGGACAAGATGTCAGCCGAGGCAGGAAACCGCCTGCTGTTCTTTGACCTCTGGTTCAAAAAAGAGCTTGACGAGGGCAACGCAAAGCGCCTGATAGAGTCGATGCCCGCAGTCTATAGCAATTACCTGCGCCACAAGCGCCTGCTTGCAAAACACTCTCTGTCAGAGCCGGAGGAAAGGATAATCAACACGCTTGAAGTCACCGGCACTGGCGCGCTGGTAAAGATCTATGACAAGATGACGTCCGCCTTTGAGTTTGAGATGTCGCTAAAGCGCGGCAGAAAGAAAAAAACAATCACCAAGAAATTTGACAACAAGGAAAAGCTGGTGTCGCTTGTGCGCAGCGCAAACCCGGCAGAGAGGGAGGCCGCGTACAGGGCGTTGTTTGCGACGTACAGGAAAAATTCAGGCGTTCTTGGCGAGATCTACCAGAACATCGTAGTCGAGTGGCGAAACGAGGGGATATCCATGCGCGGCTACAGGACGCCGATCTCTGTCAGAAACATTGCAAACAACCTAGACGACGAAACCGTGGGCGCACTGCTGCAAGCGTGCAGGAAAAACAACAAGGTGTTCCAGGAATATTTCAGGGAAAAGGCGCGCCTTTTGGGCGTCAGAAAACTGCGCAGGTACGATCTGTATGCGCCACTTTCCACAAAGAGGTCCGGCAAAAAGTTTGCGTACGGCAAGGCAGTCGCAAGCGTGCTTGATACGTTTGGCGACTTTCACCCGCAGGTCAGAGCCCTCGCAGAGCGCGTATTTTCCGAGCACCACGTTGACTCGGAGATACGCAGGGCAAAGCGCGGAGGCGCATTCTGCCACACCGTTTCGCCCTCGACAACCCCGTACGTTCTCCTGAACTTTGACGGCAGGACCCGCGACGTGTCAACGCTTGCGCACGAGTTTGGGCACGCCATCCACAGCATGCTTGCAGAGAAACTGCCGATAACAGTGTCTCACGCGCCGCTCCCGCTTGCCGAGACCGCGTCGGTGTTTGCAGAGATGCTTCTAAACGAGCGCCTGATGGAGAAGATGTCAAGGCAGGAGCGGCAACTGCTGCTGGCAGAGCAGATAGACGACATGTATGCCACGATAATGCGCCAGGCGTATTTCACGCTGTTTGAGGTAGACGCGCACAGGGCAATAGGCGAAAAGAACGCCACCATCGACCAAGTCACTCAGATCTATACGGAAAACCTGAAAGAGCAGTTTGGCGACTCTGTTGTTGTTTCTCCAGAGTTTGGGTGGGAGTGGATATATATCCCGCACTTTTACCACACTCCGTTCTACTGCTACGCCTACTCGTTTGGGAACCTGTTGGTTCTGTCGCTGTACCAGCAGTACAAGGTCGAGGGTAAACCTTTTGTGCCAAAGTACCTGGGCATCCTTGCCGCAGGAGGTTCCAGAAAGCCGGAGGAGCTCCTAAAAGAGTCTGGCCTTGACATTACAAGGGAAGAGTTTTGGCAGCAGGGCTTTGACCTCGTTGGCGAAAAGATACAGCAGCTGAAAGGGCTTGCGTCCAAGTAA
- a CDS encoding dodecin family protein, producing MSVIRVTEILATSPTSWEDAVNNGLERATKTIRNVKGIDVLGWKAEIQNEKIVEYRVSMKVAFEVEDGPGS from the coding sequence ATGTCGGTCATCCGGGTGACAGAAATACTCGCAACCTCGCCGACCAGCTGGGAGGATGCGGTCAACAATGGGCTGGAGCGAGCCACCAAGACGATCCGCAACGTAAAAGGCATCGACGTGCTTGGTTGGAAGGCAGAAATTCAAAACGAAAAGATAGTGGAATACAGGGTCAGCATGAAGGTAGCGTTCGAGGTTGAAGACGGCCCGGGTTCTTGA
- a CDS encoding glycosyltransferase, with product MKKANVIHADLNPCGGAEQLAIATLQSLLEMEMQVELTVAKAPDLKRIEKAFGGKARRIFDHVNVKPLGRLPIELDWQTGTLTCRPSADSAILEYDMIVNTHGDILPYFLPSFSSKTCITYCHFPVVASYAACRNLDYLQSLVDLCLLDKDVMRMADSALFWRSFLEYYFLMLRNSIVVTNSKFSSQAIINAMTTGVHRMASEPTIIAPPVCVDELRQAALLSPSRADLVLVVSRIHPSKKLENAIELARILKQRGIGNKMIIAGNLVSDDSCSRRYHEQLAGMAEHYGLSDYVAIRPNVELGELWSLMQKSKAYFHPMPEEPFGISVVEAMAAGLVPIVPATGGLVEFVPQKYQFHSLEEAADMIQAALQASDKERLAISDSVKRFSMQAYTSRFSEFITERQLATATAPCERRMAPAAGRRSSLA from the coding sequence ATGAAGAAGGCAAACGTGATACATGCAGACCTGAACCCCTGCGGCGGCGCCGAGCAGCTGGCTATTGCCACTTTGCAGTCGCTCCTTGAGATGGAAATGCAGGTGGAACTGACAGTAGCAAAGGCTCCAGACCTCAAAAGGATCGAAAAGGCATTTGGCGGCAAGGCTCGTCGGATATTCGACCATGTCAACGTAAAGCCGCTTGGCAGGCTTCCAATAGAGCTTGACTGGCAGACAGGCACGCTAACCTGCCGCCCAAGTGCCGACAGCGCCATCCTGGAATACGATATGATAGTGAACACGCACGGCGACATACTGCCGTATTTTCTTCCGTCTTTTTCAAGCAAAACCTGCATAACCTACTGCCATTTTCCAGTCGTGGCAAGCTATGCGGCGTGCCGTAATCTCGACTACCTGCAAAGCCTAGTCGACCTGTGCCTGCTGGATAAAGACGTCATGAGAATGGCAGACAGCGCCTTGTTCTGGCGTAGCTTTTTGGAATACTATTTCCTCATGCTGAGAAACTCGATTGTGGTCACCAATTCAAAATTCAGCAGCCAGGCAATAATCAACGCAATGACAACTGGCGTGCACAGGATGGCAAGCGAGCCGACCATCATTGCACCTCCTGTGTGCGTGGACGAGCTGCGCCAGGCCGCGCTCCTCTCGCCGTCAAGGGCGGACCTTGTGCTGGTTGTGTCCCGGATACATCCTTCGAAAAAGCTGGAAAATGCAATAGAGCTTGCCCGCATCCTGAAGCAGCGCGGGATAGGGAACAAGATGATCATAGCCGGCAATCTGGTATCCGATGACAGTTGTAGCCGCAGATACCATGAGCAACTTGCGGGCATGGCCGAACACTATGGGCTGTCAGACTATGTCGCCATCAGGCCCAACGTGGAGCTTGGCGAGCTCTGGTCTCTGATGCAAAAATCCAAGGCCTATTTCCACCCAATGCCGGAAGAGCCCTTTGGGATCTCGGTGGTAGAAGCGATGGCCGCCGGCCTCGTGCCTATCGTGCCGGCCACGGGTGGACTCGTAGAGTTTGTGCCACAGAAATACCAGTTTCACTCACTTGAAGAGGCGGCCGACATGATCCAGGCAGCATTGCAGGCTTCAGACAAAGAGCGGCTGGCAATAAGCGACTCGGTCAAAAGATTTTCTATGCAGGCGTACACAAGCCGGTTTTCGGAATTCATAACCGAGAGGCAGCTTGCGACTGCCACCGCGCCCTGTGAGCGGCGCATGGCGCCAGCCGCCGGCAGAAGGTCCAGCCTGGCCTAG
- a CDS encoding substrate-binding domain-containing protein, producing the protein MSRRKKRAALVVVIIIIVAAVAAAASIILAMTFFSPNNNNDGTRGGPDRNQTVSTPPGVGINETAGGGGPAQGPVEKTPISALSSPSALPFVDKWVAQYNSEKNLGNVKVTYSDRVDDARIPLLYSNVSSFLADYSADLAIASRPAAAKDNFTYAGSVFLPVSAQAVAVVYNIPALPDVPSGLRFDPSTLYAVVSGNATYWDDPRIKSLNPGTSLPHEQIVVVHEGPAASASDMLARYLASSSASNNSSAIAWPESSLVADSANSLAAMVRQTPYSIGYVDFAFAVQTRMTYASLQNSDGQYLMPSADSIGAAVRNGTIVAVNPAMVNGTGSENPSPALVPPPPTVSIGQLGNGSYPVVGFYYGVFSDPNAAAPGATANETALAGRDAAIIDFMQWIVGSEGQQILQDMQYPSIYEQNNDLKAFADRVLGVKTEGPPASVKQEAPS; encoded by the coding sequence ATGAGCAGAAGAAAAAAGCGCGCCGCACTGGTCGTTGTCATTATTATTATTGTTGCGGCAGTCGCCGCAGCGGCATCAATAATTCTTGCCATGACATTCTTTTCTCCAAACAATAATAATGATGGTACGCGAGGAGGCCCGGACCGCAACCAGACCGTGTCCACCCCGCCGGGCGTGGGAATCAATGAGACAGCCGGAGGAGGGGGACCTGCCCAAGGCCCGGTTGAAAAAACCCCCATCAGCGCTCTGTCGTCGCCCTCTGCGCTACCGTTTGTGGACAAGTGGGTCGCCCAGTACAACAGCGAGAAAAATCTGGGCAACGTTAAAGTAACATATTCTGACCGCGTAGACGACGCCCGCATTCCGCTGCTTTATTCAAACGTCTCTTCTTTCCTTGCAGACTACTCGGCAGACCTTGCCATCGCAAGCCGGCCGGCTGCAGCGAAAGATAACTTTACGTACGCCGGCTCGGTGTTCCTGCCGGTCAGCGCGCAGGCAGTGGCGGTGGTCTACAACATACCTGCGCTTCCGGACGTGCCGTCGGGATTGAGGTTTGACCCGTCCACGCTCTATGCGGTGGTGAGCGGAAATGCCACGTACTGGGACGACCCTCGCATCAAGTCGCTCAACCCGGGCACAAGCCTGCCGCACGAGCAAATAGTCGTCGTGCACGAGGGTCCTGCGGCAAGCGCTTCTGACATGCTTGCCCGGTACCTTGCCTCCTCTTCTGCCTCAAACAACAGCAGCGCTATCGCTTGGCCCGAGTCAAGCCTGGTGGCGGATTCTGCAAACAGCCTTGCTGCGATGGTGCGGCAGACGCCCTATTCGATAGGGTACGTCGACTTTGCCTTTGCCGTCCAGACCAGAATGACGTACGCGTCTCTCCAGAATTCTGACGGGCAGTACCTCATGCCGTCGGCCGACTCGATAGGCGCGGCCGTACGCAACGGCACGATAGTAGCGGTCAACCCTGCAATGGTCAACGGCACGGGCTCTGAAAACCCGTCGCCAGCGCTTGTCCCTCCTCCTCCTACTGTTTCCATCGGGCAGCTTGGAAACGGCTCGTACCCTGTGGTAGGGTTCTACTATGGCGTATTTTCAGACCCCAATGCAGCTGCCCCTGGCGCCACCGCCAATGAAACCGCGCTAGCCGGCAGGGACGCGGCAATCATCGACTTTATGCAGTGGATTGTCGGAAGCGAGGGCCAGCAGATACTCCAGGACATGCAATATCCTTCCATTTATGAGCAAAACAATGACCTGAAGGCCTTTGCAGACAGGGTGCTTGGCGTAAAAACCGAAGGGCCGCCTGCTTCTGTCAAGCAAGAAGCTCCTTCCTGA